From a region of the Paeniglutamicibacter cryotolerans genome:
- a CDS encoding sulfurtransferase: MSLPTEANTQFAEYAHPERLVSTAWLAENLGAEGLVVVESNEDILLYNTGHIPGAVKIDWHTDLNDEYTRDYVDGAAFAALMAAKGISRESTVVIYGDKSNWWAAYAMWVFTLFGHEDVRLLNGGRDKWIAEGRELTRDKVSPAPAQYPVIERDDTVIRAFLPEVLAHLGQPMIDVRSTEEYTGERTHMANYPEEGTLRGGHIPGAASVPWSRSAAEDGTFRSRAELEALYLDEAGLKAGDDIVTYCRIGERSSHTWFVLAHLLGLEKVRNYDGSWTEWGNAVRVPIVKGIEPGVAPVGRGA, translated from the coding sequence ATGAGTCTTCCCACCGAGGCCAACACCCAGTTCGCCGAGTATGCGCACCCGGAGCGCCTGGTCTCCACGGCCTGGCTGGCCGAGAACCTCGGTGCCGAGGGCCTGGTCGTGGTCGAGTCCAACGAGGACATCCTGCTCTATAACACCGGACACATTCCCGGCGCCGTGAAGATCGATTGGCACACCGACCTGAACGACGAGTACACCCGCGACTACGTCGACGGCGCCGCCTTCGCCGCATTGATGGCCGCCAAGGGCATCTCGCGCGAATCGACCGTCGTGATCTACGGAGACAAGTCCAACTGGTGGGCCGCGTACGCCATGTGGGTCTTCACGCTGTTCGGCCACGAGGACGTCCGCCTGCTCAACGGCGGGCGCGACAAGTGGATCGCCGAGGGCCGCGAACTGACCCGCGACAAGGTCTCCCCCGCACCCGCGCAGTACCCGGTGATCGAGCGCGACGACACGGTCATCCGCGCCTTCCTTCCCGAGGTCCTGGCCCACCTGGGCCAGCCGATGATCGATGTCCGTTCCACCGAGGAGTACACCGGGGAGCGCACGCACATGGCGAACTACCCGGAGGAGGGCACGCTGCGCGGCGGGCACATCCCCGGCGCCGCGTCGGTGCCATGGTCCCGTTCCGCCGCCGAGGACGGCACGTTCCGTTCACGCGCCGAACTGGAGGCGCTCTACCTCGACGAGGCGGGGCTGAAGGCCGGCGACGACATCGTCACCTACTGCCGCATCGGCGAGCGTTCCAGCCACACCTGGTTCGTGCTGGCGCACCTGCTGGGCCTGGAAAAGGTCCGCAACTACGACGGCTCGTGGACCGAGTGGGGCAACGCCGTACGCGTGCCGATCGTCAAGGGCATCGAGCCCGGCGTCGCACCGGTGGGACGGGGTGCCTAA
- a CDS encoding glycerate kinase, which yields MTIVACPDSFKGSLGAAEAATALALGARSVFGPGANIIELPLADGGEGSLDALLAAWGSNQQTLSVHDAIGRPATARFGVSADGRTGMIEAAEANGLPQVSDVPLQPLRADSRGVGEIAVHLLNAGITEIMLFIGGSASTDGGTGFLNALGVRFLDAAGFPVAPGGGGLADIARIDPSGLHPAASAACWELAVDVSNPICGPRGAAAVFGPQKGAGADDVSALDAGLEHLARILAAQAGIDAAEFLEREGLGAAGGLPACLVALLGARTVPGSTLVSEALDLEGLLADADLVLTGEGRLDSQSLGGKVVDAVRRLSPADTPVIVIAGTVELDSARCRAEGITAAFSIARGPATLAALSVDTASLVRDAAAQACSLLGFSTLSTRAYGKPRSPRP from the coding sequence ATGACAATCGTGGCGTGCCCGGATTCATTCAAGGGATCCCTGGGCGCCGCCGAAGCGGCAACGGCACTTGCGCTTGGTGCCCGGTCGGTTTTCGGACCTGGCGCGAACATCATTGAGCTTCCCCTCGCCGATGGCGGTGAGGGCTCGCTCGACGCCCTGCTTGCGGCCTGGGGCAGCAATCAGCAAACGCTTTCCGTCCATGACGCCATCGGACGTCCGGCCACCGCGCGCTTCGGTGTCTCGGCCGACGGGCGCACGGGTATGATCGAGGCCGCCGAAGCCAACGGGCTACCCCAGGTCAGCGACGTTCCCTTGCAGCCGCTGCGTGCCGATAGCCGCGGTGTCGGAGAAATAGCCGTCCACCTGCTCAACGCGGGCATCACCGAAATCATGCTGTTCATCGGAGGGTCGGCCAGCACGGACGGCGGCACGGGTTTCCTCAACGCGCTGGGTGTTCGCTTCCTCGACGCCGCCGGCTTTCCTGTGGCCCCCGGCGGCGGTGGGCTGGCCGATATTGCCCGCATCGATCCGTCCGGGCTGCACCCGGCGGCAAGCGCGGCCTGCTGGGAGCTGGCGGTCGATGTGAGCAACCCTATCTGCGGTCCGCGGGGCGCCGCAGCGGTCTTCGGACCACAGAAGGGTGCAGGAGCCGATGACGTTTCAGCCCTTGACGCGGGCCTAGAACACCTGGCACGCATCCTGGCGGCGCAGGCGGGAATCGACGCCGCGGAATTCCTCGAGCGCGAAGGCCTTGGCGCGGCCGGAGGCCTGCCCGCCTGCCTCGTCGCCCTGCTGGGTGCGCGGACGGTTCCGGGGTCAACGCTGGTCTCGGAGGCGCTGGACCTCGAAGGGCTCTTGGCCGATGCCGACCTCGTGCTCACCGGGGAGGGGCGGCTGGATTCACAGTCGCTCGGCGGCAAGGTCGTCGACGCCGTGCGTCGGCTGTCCCCGGCCGACACCCCCGTCATCGTCATCGCCGGCACGGTGGAACTCGATAGTGCCCGCTGTCGCGCCGAAGGCATCACCGCGGCATTCTCCATTGCCAGGGGCCCTGCCACCCTCGCAGCGCTCAGCGTGGACACCGCGTCGCTGGTCCGCGATGCCGCGGCCCAAGCCTGCTCTCTGCTGGGGTTTTCCACCCTGTCAACTCGCGCCTACGGAAAGCCAAGGAGTCCTCGGCCCTGA
- the zapE gene encoding cell division protein ZapE, giving the protein MATIQHLTQRTPKVSVEELLAGFHPSHRFGEVSFDTYRPDPNQPSQAGAVTKLQEFAASIDTGTGGFLGKLFGKKTKTKSGMYLDGGFGVGKTHLLASLWHAAPGPKAFGTFVEYTNLVGALSFRQTVEVLSHYKLVCIDEFELDDPGDTVLMSRLMRELADAGVKLAATSNTLPGSLGDGRFAAVDFQREIKVLADQFDVHRIDGEDFRHRGLPEAPRPIAEDNVVTFAQERYPDKTLAVDDFAELVSHLASVHPSRYRQLIDGIDTLVLHNVHTITEQSVALRFVVLADRLYDKDVPIVASGMPFSELFTDEMMSGGYQKKYFRAVSRLTALAREGQQAEAAV; this is encoded by the coding sequence ATGGCCACGATTCAGCACCTGACCCAACGCACGCCCAAGGTGTCGGTGGAGGAACTCCTTGCAGGCTTCCACCCCTCCCACCGCTTCGGCGAGGTCTCCTTCGATACCTACCGTCCGGACCCGAACCAGCCCTCGCAGGCCGGGGCAGTGACCAAGCTGCAGGAGTTCGCCGCCTCGATCGATACCGGGACCGGAGGGTTCCTGGGCAAGCTGTTCGGCAAGAAGACCAAGACCAAGTCCGGGATGTACCTCGACGGCGGCTTCGGGGTGGGCAAGACCCACCTGCTGGCGTCGCTGTGGCATGCCGCGCCTGGCCCCAAGGCCTTCGGTACCTTCGTCGAATACACCAACCTGGTCGGCGCGCTGTCCTTCCGCCAGACCGTTGAGGTGCTGAGCCACTACAAGCTCGTATGCATCGACGAATTCGAGCTCGATGACCCGGGGGACACGGTGTTGATGTCCCGGCTCATGCGCGAACTCGCCGATGCCGGCGTCAAACTGGCCGCCACCTCGAACACGCTGCCCGGCTCGCTCGGTGACGGCCGCTTCGCCGCTGTCGACTTCCAGCGCGAGATCAAGGTGCTGGCCGATCAGTTCGACGTGCACCGCATCGACGGCGAGGACTTCCGCCACCGCGGCCTGCCCGAGGCCCCGCGGCCGATCGCCGAGGACAACGTCGTGACCTTCGCCCAGGAGCGCTACCCGGACAAGACGCTCGCCGTCGACGACTTCGCCGAGCTCGTGTCGCACTTGGCCAGCGTGCACCCGAGCCGCTACCGCCAGCTGATCGACGGAATCGACACCCTGGTCCTGCACAACGTGCACACCATCACCGAACAGTCGGTTGCATTGCGCTTCGTCGTGCTAGCCGACCGCCTGTACGACAAGGACGTGCCGATAGTTGCCTCGGGCATGCCGTTCAGCGAACTGTTCACCGACGAAATGATGTCCGGCGGCTACCAGAAGAAGTACTTCCGAGCCGTCTCGCGCCTGACCGCACTGGCCCGCGAGGGACAGCAGGCGGAAGCGGCCGTCTAG
- a CDS encoding Nramp family divalent metal transporter, with amino-acid sequence MATEPRVRPRRRRLSARLFLLGPAFVAAIAYVDPGNVAANVSAGSRYGFLLVWVLVVANLMAVILQYQSAKLGLATGHSLPELMGSRLSAGPRRLYWAQAELIAAATDMAEVIGGAVALHLLFGLPLLTGGGIIGVASMVLLVLQTHRGQRAFENAVIILLAIIAVGFMAGLLVHPPPPGAVLSGLVPRFDGGDSLLLAASMIGATVMPHAIYLHSALARDRHGHAESAAARTRLIRITRWDVIGALAVAGAVNIAMLLLAATSLRGVPGTETIEGAHAAITAALGPVIGIGFGVGLLASGLASTSVGCYAGAVIMQGLLKVKVPLMLRRVLTLIPALLILAGGIEPTLALVLSQVLLSFGLPFALIPLIRLTGSKAVMGIHVDSPPLRVAAWICAALIVALNAALIWLTISGGFQV; translated from the coding sequence GTGGCCACTGAGCCGCGGGTGCGGCCGCGGAGGCGCCGGCTCTCGGCACGGCTCTTCCTGCTGGGACCCGCATTCGTGGCGGCCATAGCGTATGTGGACCCTGGAAACGTAGCGGCCAACGTGTCGGCGGGCTCGCGCTACGGCTTCCTGCTGGTCTGGGTGCTGGTGGTGGCCAACCTGATGGCGGTGATCCTGCAATACCAGTCGGCCAAACTCGGCCTGGCCACCGGCCACAGCCTGCCCGAGCTGATGGGCTCCCGGCTCTCGGCGGGACCGCGGCGCCTGTACTGGGCGCAGGCGGAGCTCATTGCCGCAGCCACCGACATGGCCGAGGTCATCGGAGGCGCCGTGGCGTTGCACCTGCTCTTCGGCCTGCCGCTGCTGACCGGTGGAGGGATCATCGGGGTCGCCTCCATGGTGCTGCTGGTGCTCCAGACCCATCGCGGTCAGCGGGCCTTCGAAAACGCTGTCATCATCCTGCTCGCCATCATCGCCGTAGGCTTCATGGCTGGGCTGCTGGTGCACCCGCCGCCGCCCGGCGCGGTGCTCTCCGGCCTGGTGCCGCGCTTCGATGGTGGCGACTCGTTGCTGCTGGCCGCCTCGATGATCGGCGCGACGGTCATGCCGCACGCCATCTACCTGCACTCGGCGTTGGCCCGGGACCGCCATGGCCATGCCGAGAGTGCGGCGGCGCGGACGCGGCTGATCAGGATTACCCGCTGGGACGTGATCGGGGCGCTCGCCGTGGCCGGCGCGGTCAATATTGCCATGCTGCTGCTGGCCGCCACCAGCCTGCGTGGGGTCCCGGGCACTGAGACCATCGAGGGTGCGCACGCCGCCATCACGGCCGCGCTGGGTCCGGTGATCGGGATCGGGTTCGGCGTCGGGCTGCTGGCGTCGGGCCTGGCTTCGACCTCGGTGGGCTGTTATGCCGGGGCGGTGATCATGCAGGGGCTGCTGAAGGTGAAGGTACCGCTTATGCTGCGCCGGGTATTGACGCTGATCCCCGCGCTATTGATCCTGGCCGGCGGCATCGAACCGACGCTCGCGCTGGTGCTCAGCCAGGTGCTGCTCAGTTTCGGGCTGCCGTTCGCCTTGATTCCGCTGATCCGGCTCACGGGTTCGAAGGCGGTGATGGGCATCCACGTCGATTCACCGCCACTACGGGTTGCGGCATGGATCTGCGCGGCATTGATCGTGGCGCTGAACGCCGCATTGATTTGGCTCACCATTTCCGGAGGGTTCCAAGTGTGA
- the ybaK gene encoding Cys-tRNA(Pro) deacylase, with translation MVKKKAAAHSGTPATALLDARGISYSVHGYTHDPAAVSFGLEAAEALGVAPALVFKTLLVNTGVPGAHALAVGVVPVNRTLDLKAMAHALGVKKVEMADPAVAERRTGYVVGGISPLGQRNPSRTVVDSSALMHETVFISGGRRGLDLGLAPADLMALTGAESAPIAGH, from the coding sequence ATGGTCAAGAAGAAGGCGGCCGCACACTCCGGAACTCCGGCAACTGCATTGCTCGATGCCCGCGGCATCTCCTATTCGGTCCATGGCTACACGCACGACCCGGCGGCCGTTTCCTTCGGCCTGGAGGCTGCGGAGGCACTGGGCGTTGCCCCGGCGCTGGTCTTCAAGACGCTGCTGGTGAATACCGGAGTCCCCGGGGCCCACGCCCTGGCCGTCGGCGTGGTACCGGTGAACCGGACCCTCGACCTGAAGGCCATGGCCCACGCGCTGGGAGTGAAGAAGGTGGAGATGGCGGACCCTGCCGTCGCCGAACGCCGCACCGGCTACGTGGTCGGAGGCATCTCCCCGCTGGGCCAGCGCAATCCCTCGCGCACTGTGGTGGATTCCAGCGCCCTCATGCATGAGACCGTGTTCATTTCCGGCGGGCGGCGGGGGCTGGACCTCGGGCTGGCCCCGGCCGACCTCATGGCGCTCACCGGGGCCGAAAGCGCACCGATCGCCGGACACTGA
- the msrB gene encoding peptide-methionine (R)-S-oxide reductase MsrB, producing MSENQPQRPAAPTIVKSEQQWKEELSAKEYDVLRRSGTERPFSGEYWDTMTTGVYSCRACGHELFTSNEKFSSNCGWPSFFAPLAEDRVRYIKDGTLGMERVEVRCAACDSHLGHVFAGEGYPTPTDQRYCINSVSLSLKTTE from the coding sequence ATGAGTGAAAACCAGCCCCAGCGCCCCGCCGCCCCCACCATCGTGAAGTCCGAGCAGCAGTGGAAGGAGGAGCTCTCCGCAAAGGAGTACGATGTCCTGCGCCGGTCCGGCACCGAGCGCCCCTTCAGCGGAGAGTATTGGGACACCATGACGACCGGCGTCTACAGCTGCCGTGCCTGCGGGCACGAGCTGTTCACCAGCAACGAGAAGTTCTCCTCGAACTGCGGCTGGCCCTCCTTCTTCGCGCCGCTGGCCGAGGACCGGGTCCGCTACATCAAGGACGGAACGCTGGGCATGGAGCGGGTCGAGGTGCGCTGCGCTGCCTGCGATTCGCACCTGGGCCACGTCTTCGCGGGCGAGGGCTACCCCACGCCGACCGACCAGCGCTATTGCATCAACTCGGTCAGCCTGAGCCTGAAAACCACCGAGTAG
- a CDS encoding TetR/AcrR family transcriptional regulator, producing the protein MERRELILAAATAVFGERGYAGATTAQVAKAADISQPYVVRMFGTKENLFLEAMDRALGKLLNAFRTLISEYDAGRMDSQVAALDPSLGETRAGHLRGLMGRAYADLIRDRGILLLLMQSFVSGHEPIIGPRARDAFLALFRLVRDEAGLGPQGASDFLAQGMLMNTLISLRMPEVFETNPLAGELLACTMKTKLDTVLAASQAHPRID; encoded by the coding sequence GTGGAGCGCCGCGAGTTGATCCTCGCGGCTGCCACCGCGGTCTTTGGCGAGCGTGGCTATGCCGGTGCCACGACCGCCCAGGTGGCCAAGGCCGCCGACATCAGCCAGCCCTACGTGGTGCGCATGTTCGGCACCAAGGAAAACCTGTTCCTCGAGGCCATGGACCGGGCGTTGGGCAAGCTGCTCAACGCGTTTCGCACCCTGATTTCCGAATACGACGCCGGCCGAATGGACAGCCAGGTCGCCGCGCTTGACCCGTCCCTCGGCGAAACCCGCGCTGGGCACCTCAGGGGCTTGATGGGACGCGCCTACGCCGACCTGATCCGGGACCGCGGCATCCTGTTGCTTTTGATGCAGTCGTTTGTCTCCGGCCATGAGCCGATCATTGGCCCGCGCGCCCGCGATGCCTTCCTGGCTTTGTTCCGGCTGGTGAGGGACGAAGCCGGGCTTGGCCCTCAGGGCGCTTCCGACTTCCTGGCCCAGGGCATGCTCATGAACACACTCATCAGCCTGCGCATGCCGGAAGTTTTCGAGACCAACCCGCTGGCTGGCGAACTCCTGGCCTGCACCATGAAGACCAAGCTGGACACCGTGCTCGCCGCCAGCCAAGCCCACCCCCGCATCGACTGA
- a CDS encoding DUF6421 family protein translates to MTHATLPQPITEAELLTGDAWSGLKKSTTAFQLLQVKDGSVPEAGDLPLAGELIDTVVSCVRELAPQFEHDAQYLSRLVTDLEHWKDSGFGVPDFLDSLLAFQPQNQRVDGLRHLVIFPMYTQNGSTSRLLEAVLVEVIWPEFIAGLEGGDYSNKLFVPLRFLDFTPGYDTNSAVLFPESVAIRETPSFTWGAIFQDREAARYRRVLKAATAITNLELPADAAAMIEDQELTEETFVMWDLIHDRTHMRGDLPFDPFMIKQRMPFFLYSLEELRCDLTAFRECVKIQHDEAMDETTRRHAKLVQYAVIFDRIFRFAITGTRTRNYDGLGGQLLFAWMHQHHVLHWTDTKLAIDWDEVPAVVSALGEAIDELYWRSIDRPKLAHWLAAYELVSATLTPHPASVWAKGPDALPLTSPLREMTDQVLDDEFPLSMFYEALSKKMAPVIESTAGLTGAHRA, encoded by the coding sequence ATGACCCACGCAACACTCCCCCAGCCCATCACCGAGGCCGAACTGCTGACCGGCGACGCGTGGAGCGGCCTGAAGAAGTCAACCACCGCGTTCCAGCTGCTGCAGGTCAAGGACGGGTCCGTCCCGGAGGCCGGGGACCTGCCGCTGGCCGGCGAGCTGATCGATACCGTCGTCTCCTGCGTGCGTGAGCTGGCGCCGCAGTTCGAGCACGATGCCCAGTACCTCTCCCGGCTCGTCACCGACCTCGAACACTGGAAGGATTCCGGCTTCGGCGTCCCCGACTTCCTCGACTCGCTGCTGGCCTTCCAGCCGCAGAACCAGCGCGTCGACGGCCTGCGCCATCTGGTCATCTTCCCGATGTACACGCAGAACGGCTCCACCAGCCGACTGCTCGAGGCCGTGCTGGTCGAGGTCATCTGGCCCGAGTTCATCGCCGGACTGGAGGGCGGGGACTACTCCAACAAGCTCTTCGTGCCACTGCGCTTCCTGGACTTCACCCCGGGCTACGACACCAACTCCGCCGTGCTCTTCCCCGAATCAGTGGCCATCCGCGAAACCCCGTCCTTCACGTGGGGCGCCATCTTCCAGGACCGCGAGGCAGCACGCTACCGCCGGGTGCTGAAGGCCGCGACGGCCATCACCAACCTGGAGCTGCCCGCCGACGCGGCCGCGATGATCGAGGACCAGGAGTTGACCGAGGAAACCTTCGTCATGTGGGATCTGATCCACGACCGCACGCACATGCGCGGGGACCTGCCCTTCGACCCGTTCATGATCAAGCAGCGGATGCCCTTCTTCCTGTACTCGCTCGAGGAACTGCGCTGCGACTTGACGGCATTCCGCGAATGCGTGAAGATCCAGCACGACGAGGCCATGGACGAGACCACCCGGCGCCACGCCAAGCTGGTGCAGTACGCGGTGATCTTCGATCGGATCTTCCGCTTCGCCATCACCGGGACCCGCACCCGGAACTACGACGGGCTCGGCGGGCAGCTGCTCTTTGCCTGGATGCACCAGCACCACGTGCTGCACTGGACCGACACCAAGCTGGCCATCGACTGGGACGAGGTCCCGGCAGTGGTCTCCGCGCTGGGCGAGGCCATCGACGAACTGTACTGGCGCTCCATCGACCGCCCGAAGCTCGCCCACTGGCTGGCTGCCTATGAGCTGGTCTCCGCCACCCTCACCCCGCACCCCGCCTCGGTGTGGGCCAAGGGCCCGGACGCGCTGCCGCTGACCTCACCGCTGCGTGAAATGACCGACCAGGTGCTGGACGACGAGTTCCCGCTCTCGATGTTCTACGAGGCGCTGTCCAAGAAGATGGCACCGGTCATCGAGTCCACCGCCGGCCTCACCGGCGCGCACCGTGCCTGA
- a CDS encoding SufE family protein, translating to MSGTLPGPLAEIVNDFIEVPENERLELLLEFSEELPALPERFTQHPELLEQVVECQTPLFLALELADTEAREVSLFFSAPPEAPTTRGFASVLAQGLDGLPAAEVLRVPDDMPNQLGLTRALTPLRMRGMTSMLGRIKRQIRERLPEAAA from the coding sequence ATGAGCGGCACACTGCCCGGCCCCCTGGCCGAAATAGTCAACGACTTCATCGAGGTTCCGGAAAACGAACGGCTTGAACTGCTGCTCGAATTCTCCGAGGAGCTGCCCGCCCTGCCCGAGCGCTTCACGCAACACCCGGAGCTGCTCGAGCAGGTCGTCGAATGCCAGACCCCGCTGTTCCTGGCCCTCGAACTGGCCGACACCGAGGCCCGCGAGGTCTCGCTGTTCTTCTCGGCACCGCCCGAGGCTCCGACCACCCGTGGTTTCGCCTCGGTGCTGGCCCAGGGCCTGGACGGCCTGCCGGCCGCCGAGGTGCTGCGGGTGCCCGATGACATGCCGAACCAGCTGGGCCTGACCCGTGCGCTGACCCCGCTGCGGATGCGTGGAATGACCTCTATGCTGGGACGCATCAAGCGCCAGATCCGTGAACGCCTGCCCGAGGCCGCCGCGTAA
- a CDS encoding SDR family oxidoreductase, with protein MDSLSELTILIAGATSAAGVATARALHGAGATVLVAGSNAARLNEHLGFAHGRYEVDLADHAAVHALAKVIELERGPLDGLIHLVGGWRGGKGLAGQSDADWDFLHRNVITTLRNTTRVFNDALLASPAGRVAIVSATAVGSPSAASANYVTAKAAAEAWMSCVAAGFNTAQSAHKANPVPQRAAAVTWVIKAFVDDATRAANPEKAYAGFTDVADLGAAAIDLFTADAAQLNGTRRSLVPSG; from the coding sequence ATGGACAGCCTCTCCGAACTCACCATCCTGATCGCCGGCGCCACCTCGGCTGCGGGGGTGGCAACGGCCCGCGCGCTGCACGGGGCAGGCGCCACCGTGCTGGTCGCCGGTTCCAATGCGGCACGGCTCAACGAGCACCTCGGTTTCGCCCACGGGCGCTATGAGGTTGATCTGGCGGACCACGCGGCGGTGCACGCACTGGCCAAGGTCATCGAGCTGGAACGCGGTCCCCTGGACGGGCTCATCCACCTGGTCGGCGGGTGGCGCGGCGGCAAGGGCCTGGCCGGGCAGTCCGACGCGGACTGGGACTTCCTGCACCGCAACGTCATCACCACGCTGCGCAACACCACCCGGGTGTTCAACGACGCGCTGCTGGCCTCGCCGGCAGGGCGCGTGGCCATCGTCTCGGCCACCGCTGTCGGCTCCCCCAGCGCGGCCTCGGCGAACTACGTCACCGCCAAGGCCGCGGCCGAGGCTTGGATGTCCTGCGTCGCCGCCGGCTTCAACACCGCCCAGTCGGCCCACAAGGCGAATCCGGTGCCCCAGCGCGCCGCGGCAGTGACCTGGGTCATCAAGGCCTTCGTCGACGACGCGACGCGCGCGGCGAACCCGGAGAAGGCCTACGCCGGATTCACCGACGTGGCCGACCTGGGCGCCGCCGCCATCGACCTGTTCACCGCCGACGCGGCACAGCTCAATGGAACCCGGCGCTCGCTGGTGCCCTCCGGCTGA
- a CDS encoding alpha/beta fold hydrolase has protein sequence MSTVPDLPSAPNPARAAQWRWGLLGLGAGAVAGSIVAVGASGLAGYFARRIVTPDVVPGADLDILAVITTGEGTEIILPANESTTVEGRYSLFFDADRGHARLGDITSFDPVDRTVTRSVEEVYSGDLNSAVRGRLSGVVFHHPRDLGFEARDVEILQPGGSAPAWLVPGGERASTWAIAVHGRGANRLETLRGLPVLHELGLTSLLISYRNDGEAPAAIDGRYGLGATEWPDVEAAIDFALEHGAIDIVLVGWSMGGAISLQVADKSRHAPLLRALVLDGPVVNWIDVLAHQARVNRIPEAVGRFGQWMISNRAGRWLTGMASPLDLREMNWVAKHDRLRVPTLILHSADDDFVPIGPSAQLAELNPDVVTFERFTRAGHTREWNVDPQRWERTVSRWLTGVLNAPRPGGSEQPVQSG, from the coding sequence ATGAGCACCGTTCCCGATCTCCCTTCCGCACCCAATCCGGCACGCGCCGCGCAATGGCGCTGGGGCCTGCTGGGGCTAGGTGCCGGTGCCGTGGCCGGATCCATCGTCGCCGTCGGAGCCTCGGGACTCGCCGGATACTTTGCCCGGCGCATCGTCACCCCGGACGTGGTCCCGGGCGCCGACCTGGACATCCTTGCCGTGATCACGACGGGCGAGGGCACTGAAATCATCCTCCCGGCCAACGAATCCACCACGGTCGAGGGCCGCTACTCGCTCTTCTTCGACGCCGACCGGGGACATGCGCGGCTCGGGGACATCACCTCCTTTGACCCGGTGGATCGCACGGTGACCCGCAGCGTGGAGGAGGTCTATTCGGGCGACCTGAACTCCGCCGTACGCGGACGCCTGTCCGGGGTGGTCTTCCACCACCCGCGCGACCTGGGCTTCGAAGCCCGCGACGTGGAGATCCTGCAGCCCGGGGGATCCGCGCCGGCCTGGCTGGTTCCCGGGGGCGAGCGCGCCTCGACCTGGGCGATCGCCGTGCACGGGCGCGGGGCCAACCGGCTCGAAACCCTGCGCGGCCTGCCCGTGCTCCATGAGCTGGGGCTGACCTCGCTGCTGATCTCCTACCGGAACGACGGGGAGGCCCCGGCCGCCATCGACGGCCGCTACGGGCTCGGCGCCACCGAATGGCCCGACGTGGAGGCCGCGATCGACTTCGCGCTGGAGCACGGGGCCATCGACATCGTGCTGGTGGGGTGGTCCATGGGCGGGGCGATCAGCCTGCAGGTAGCGGACAAATCGCGTCATGCGCCGCTGTTGCGTGCCCTGGTGCTCGACGGGCCGGTGGTGAACTGGATCGACGTGCTCGCCCATCAGGCACGGGTGAACCGGATACCGGAGGCCGTGGGCCGCTTCGGGCAGTGGATGATCTCCAACCGGGCCGGACGCTGGCTCACCGGCATGGCCTCACCGCTTGACCTGCGGGAAATGAACTGGGTGGCAAAGCACGACCGCTTGCGCGTGCCCACCCTGATCCTGCATAGCGCCGACGACGACTTCGTGCCGATTGGCCCCTCGGCCCAGCTGGCGGAGCTGAATCCCGACGTCGTCACGTTCGAACGCTTTACCCGTGCCGGGCATACCCGGGAGTGGAACGTCGATCCGCAGCGCTGGGAACGCACCGTATCCCGCTGGCTCACCGGGGTGTTGAATGCCCCGCGGCCCGGCGGAAGCGAACAGCCGGTGCAGTCCGGCTGA